The genomic DNA TTGTGCAGGGATATATATAGGAATATAGATTGAAACTGGAAAGCAAGAAGGGGCTACAAAGGTGATGATCTAGGTTCCTCTTTGTACCCTCAATAAAGCTATTGTACTGGTGACTTTCATTAACAGCATCAAACAGTAGCACTTGTTTGGTGGAAACTATGCTCTTTTAAACACAACCTCTTACATCCCAAACCCTGACTACTATGTTATCGTCTTATGGGGCTCAAGAGTGCTTTAAGCCATTCACAATACAAGTCCTTATCTACACATCTACGCTCACTGTGCACGGCAACATCCAGGAGTCACGCTTGTAGTCATCAATTTGTCTATACATGGAGAAGTATGCTAGAGTATCACTTTGACTCCCATGGACGGATATTCAGAGTGACGTCGTTTTCCTTATTGGAAAGGCGTTAGGGTTGGTTGACTTGTCCACGCAAGCAAGATTCTATCGTATTTGTCTTCCTTAAAGACTTCGATGCTCCAGCCTCCAGCCTGTGCTTAAACGAAGTTCTCTGTGTTAGGTTTGGTGAGGTTGTTATGGTGTTAATTTTTTTAgcgaaaattaattttaaatggtCTTTAGACAAAGTCTTGGCTTTGAGTAGGAAAATCCCATAGAATATACAAGAATTTCTTAAGAAACCCACATAAACTTCTTTTTGGAGACAAGGAATCTATCTTATTTGGGTAATCTCTTTGACTTACTAAGGGATCTTATAAAGTAGAAACCCTTTGTGAGAGAGACCCTAAGCCTTCTGACTTGAATTTAAGGGAAAGGTATTGCTTAAGCAGCCTTTCACAAACTACACCTTCCTTACCTCTAAATGTCATATCTATCGatctatatattattagttGATTGTACTATCCAAAATTTCAAGATTTGATTCTGAACAAACAGTATCGTTAGGAATGAAACCAGGGAGCAACGAGCAAAACCTGTACCTGTGGCAGCTGCGGTGGATCAATGGAAGGAAACAGAGATAGTAAAAACAAGAATGaagtgtgtgttttgtttttctttcttcaaggtCCTGTTTAAATCGTTGCTAAGAGCCTTATGGGTTAAGATTTGCAGGTATGAGAAGCTAAGCGAGAAGATTGTCTCATGGGAAgataaaaagaggaaaaaggcAAAGAGAAAGCTTCATAGAACAGAGGTGTCTTTTCCTTTTAATCTCTTTCATTTGGTTTCAAAAACTTATTCTTGCAAAAACTAAAGATCTAATCGATGTTTTGAATGTGTAGAGAGGTGTagaaaaaacaaagttgaaGGCGATAGAGAGGTTCAGAGATGACAATGAACGCATTGAGATGATCGTCGCGAGTGCAAGAGCACATGCCTATGAGAGTCGAATGAAAGAAGAGTTGAAGGTTAAGGCGAAAGCAAACCTCATGAGAACAACTGGAAGGAACCCCTCTACATGTCTCTGAATACTGCAAGTTGCAGGAAATGTAAAGCAAACATTCTTAACTGCTGATAACAATGGTCAAACatgtaaaatgcagacacaAATATAAGTTGTTTAGCTATAAGAGTATAAGAGAGATACCACTCATGTGAGCCATTATGAGCACAAATCTGCAAACCAAAACTTTAGACAGTTTCACAACAATATTAGAACCAAGagttcaaaatcacaaaatacaATGCTCAAGcttacaataaatatattattttaaaaaggtgCAAAACTACCACAAATCAAGAAAGCTTCTTCTGAGTTCTGACCATCAAAAGACTCCAAATGCTAAAAAAAGGGTTCCATTGTAAACTACAAAACACTCAGAATGGGCCGAGCAACCGATAATATGAGTTATGAGTTCAGCACCAATCTCATGATGATGTTATTTCATTTACCAACCTTTCTAGAATAGGGTAAGCAAAATATAGAACCAAACCAGCTGGAACAGCGAAAAGTATTGTGAGGAGGAAGTAAAGTGCAAGAATGATGAGGCTACCAGGTATAGCAAAGAATACGATCAGAAGGAAGATGATCACAAATGGAAACTTGGAAgtgaaagagatgaagaaatcaAGAGATTTGTGAAAAGAGAAGTGTTGTCTGCTTGGTTGGCTACTATGGTCATGTTGTGGCAAACGTTCTGTAGACTGGTTACGCAATAAGGGCGTCGCAATCAaactgttgttgctgctgtggTTTCCCAATGGCATGCTACCACACCTCGGAGTCAAAACAGATTGCTGATTATCACTGACCAAGGAACCTTGACTTGTCCTGTCACCATTCAGACTCTCAACCATCCAGAGAAGGAAGAAATTTTTCCGAGGGAACTTCAGATTGCCCTTATAGACAATCCTGAATGACAGCAACTGACACCACGGGCACGAGACGAAGAATGGAATCCTGATATCTTGACTCGAAAGTCTCAAGATAGCAGACTGAAGCCCAAACACACAATTCTGGCAAAGAGTATGACCACACCATAACACATAAGGAACATTCTCAACAATGTTGAAAGATTCCCAACAAATAGGACATTctaatccttcttcatcccTGCTAACATTCGAAACCTCGTCATCCGAGCATTGCGAGGAGGCCTGAGCTGTATCGTTAGGAGACTTTTTAAGCCCCATACTCCCAATAACATTCGATGCAAAGCTCCACATTTTTTgatcaaacttataaaactgaGCCACTGTACCAAACATTACCCAGTAACCCTCCCAAATCGAAAGGAGCTTCTTTGACCAATACCCATCATTTCTTACCAACCTGGAAGAATCATAGCTAGTTTAGCAAACAGCATATACGAAAAAGTACCACACTTTCAGAATTAACATTGAATATCCAAATCCACGTATATGTCCGTGCAGCAGcattattctattttttcaaCAGATGAGCATTACCTAAATTCTCAAAGCTGTTTCCGAATTAAAGGAACCAACTTTAGAAAAAATCTAAGTTACGGGGACATGAACAATTGAAACATGATATAGATCagaacaatgaagaacaaaaaaaaaaaaaaaaaaaNNNNNNNNNNNNNNNNNNNNNNNNNNNNNNNNNNNNNNNNNNNNNNNNNNNNNNNNNNNNNNNNNNNNNNNNNNNNNNNNNNNNNNNNNNNNNNNNNNNNNNNNNNNNNNNNNNNNNNNNNNNNNNNNNNNNNNNNNNNNNNNNNNNNNNNNNNNNNNNNNNNNNNNNNNNNNNNNNNNNNNNNNNNNNNNNNNNNNNNNNNNNNNNNNNNNNNNNNNNNNNNNNNNNNNNNNNNNNNNNNNNNNNNNNNNNNNNNNNNNNNNNNNNNNNNNNNNNNNNNNNNNNNNNNNNNNNNNNNNNNNNNNNNNNNNNNNNNNNNNNNNNNNNNNNNNNNNNNNNNNNNNNNNNNNNNNNNNNNNNNNNNNNNNNNNNNNNNNNNNNNNNNNNNNNNNNNNNNNNNNNNNNNNNNNNNNNNNNNNNNNNNNNNNNNNNNNNNNNNNNNNNNNNNNNNNNNNNNNNNNNNNNNNNNNNNNNNNNNNNNNNNNNNNNNNNNNNNNNNNNNNNNNNNNNNNNNNNNNNNNNNNNNNNNNNNNNNNNNNNNNNNNNNNNNNNNNNNNNNNNNNNNNNNNNNNNNNNNNNNNNNNNNNNNNNNNNNNNNNNNNNNNNNNNNNNNNNNNNNNNNNNNNNNNNNNNNNNNNNNNNNNNNNNNNNNNNNNNNNNNNNNNNNNNNNNNNNNNNNNNNNNNNNNNNNNNNNNNNNNNNNNNNNNNNNNNNNNNNNNNNNNNNNNNNNNNNNNNNNNNNNNNNNNNNNNNNNNNNNNNNNNNNNNNNNNNNNNNNNNNNNNNNNNNNNNNNNNNNNNNNNNNNNNNNNNNNNNNNNNNNNNNNNNNNNNNNNNNNNNNNNNNNNNNNNNNNNNNNNNNNNNNNNNNNNNNNNNNNNNNNNNNNNNNNNNNNNNNNNNNNNNNNNNNNNNNNNNNNNNNNNNNNNNNNNNNNNNNNNNNNNNNNNNNNNNNNNNNNNNNNNNNNNNNNNNNNNNNNNNNNNNNNNNNNNNNNNNNNNNNNNNNNNNNNNNNNNNNNNNNNNNNNNNNNNNNNNNNNNNNNNNNNNNNNNNNNNNNNNNNNNNNNNNNNNNNNNNNNNNNNNNNNNNNNNNNNNNNNNNNNNNNNNNNNNNNNNNNNNNNNNNNNNNNNNNNNNNNNNNNNNNNNNNNNNNNNNNNNNNNNNNNNNNNNNNNNNNNNNNNNNNNNNNNNNNNNNNNNNNNNNNNNNNNNNNNNNNNNNNNNNNNNNNNNNNNNNNNNNNNNNNNNNNNNNNNNNNNNNNNNNNNNNNNNNNNNNNNNNNNNNNNNNNNNNNNNNNNNNNNNNNNNNNNNNNNNNNNNNNNNNNNNNNNNNNNNNNNNNNNNNNNNNNNNNNNNNNNNNNNNNNNNNNNNNNNNNNNNNNNNNNNNNNNNNNNNNNNNNNNNNNNNNNNNNNNNNNNNNNNNNNNNNNNNNNNNNNNNNNNNNNNNNNNNNNNNNNNNNNNNNNNNNNNNNNNNNNNNNNNNNNNNNNNNNNNNNNNNNNNNNNNNNNNNNNNNNNNNNNNNNNNNNNNNNNNNNNNNNNNNNNNNNNNNNNNNNNNNNNNNNNNNNNNNNNNNNNNNNNNNNNNNNNNNNNNNNNNNNNNNNNNNNNNNNNNNNNNNNNNNNNNNNNNNNNNNNNNNNNNNNNNNNNNNNNNNNNNNNNNNNNNNNNNNNNNNNNNNNNNNNNNNNNNNNNNNNNNNNNNNNNNNNNNNNNNNNNNNNNNNNNNNNNNNNNNNNNNNNNNNNNNNNNNNNNNNNNNNNNNNNNNNNNNNNNNNNNNNNNNNNNNNNNNNNNNNNNNNNNNNNNNNNNNNNNNNNNNNNNNNNNNNNNNNNNNNNNNNNNNNNNNNNNNNNNNNNNNNNNNNNNNNNNNNNNNNNNNNNNNNNNNNNNNNNNNNNNNNNNNNNNNNNNNNNNNNNNNNNNNNNNNNNNNNNNNNNNNNNNNNNNNNNNNNNNNNNNNNNNNNNNNNNNNNNNNNNNNNNNNNNNNNNNNNNNNNNNNNNNNNNNNNNNNNNNNNNNNNNNNNNNNNNNNNNNNNNNNNNNNNNNNNNNNNNNNNNNNNNNNNNNNNNNNNNNNNNNNNNNNNNNNNNNNNNNNNNNNNNNNNNNNNNNNNNNNNNNNNNNNNNNNNNNNNNNNNNNNNNNNNNNNNNNNNNNNNNNNNNNNNNNNNNNNNNNNNNNNNNNNNNNNNNNNNNNNNNNNNNNNNNNNNNNNNNNNNNNNNNNNNNNNNNNNNNNNNNNNNNNNNNNNNNNNNNNNNNNNNNNNNNNNNNNNNNNNNNNNNNNNNNNNNNNNNNNNNNNNNNNNNNNNNNNNNNNNNNNNNNNNNNNNNNNNNNNNNNNNNNNNNNNNNNNNNNNNNNNNNNNNNNNNNNNNNNNNNNNNNNNNNNNNNNNNNNNNNNNNNNNNNNNNNNNNNNNNNNNNNNNNNNNNNNNNNNNNNNNNNNNNNNNNNNNNNNNNNNNNNNNNNNNNNNNNNNNNNNNNNNNNNNNNNNNNNNNNNNNNNNNNNNNNNNNNNNNNNNNNNNNNNNNNNNNNNNNNNNNNNNNNNNNNNNNNNNNNNNNNNNNNNNNNNNNNNNNNNNNNNNNNNNNNNNNNNNNNNNNNNNNNNNNNNNNNNNNNNNNNNNNNNNNNNNNNNNNNNNNNNNNNNNNNNNNNNNNNNNNNNNNNNNNNNNNNNNNNNNNNNNNNNNNNNNNNNNNNNNNNNNNNNNNNNNNNNNNNNNNNNNNNNNNNNNNNNNNNNNNNNNNNNNNNNNNNNNNNNNNNNNNNNNNNNNNNNNNNNNNNNNNNNNNNNNNNNNNNNNNNNNNNNNNNNNNNNNNNNNNNNNNNNNNNNNNNNNNNNNNNNNNNNNNNNNNNNNNNNNNNNNNNNNNNNNNNNNNNNNNNNNNNNNNNNNNNNNNNNNNNNNNNNNNNNNNNNNNNNNNNNNNNNNNNNNNNNNNNNNNNNNNNNNNNNNNNNNNNNNNNNNNNNNNNNNNNNNNNNNNNNNNNNNNNNNNNNNNNNNNNNNNNNNNNNNNNNNNNNNNNNNNNNNNNNNNNNNNNNNNNNNNNNNNNNNNNNNNNNNNNNNNNNNNNNNNNNNNNNNNNNNNNNNNNNNNNNNNNNNNNNNNNNNNNNNNNNNNNNNNNNNNNNNNNNNNNNNNNNNNNNNNNNNNNNNNNNNNNNNNNNNNNNNNNNNNNNNNNNNNNNNNNNNNNNNNNNNNNNNNNNNNNNNNNNNNNNNNNNNNNNNNNNNNNNNNNNNNNNNNNNNNNNNNNNNNNNNNNNNNNNNNNNNNNNNNNNNNNNNNNNNNNNNNNNNNNNNNNNNNNNNNNNNNNNNNNNNNNNNNNNNNNNNNNNNNNNNNNNNNNNNNNNNNNNNNNNNNNNNNNNNNNNNNNNNNNNNNNNNNNNNNNNNNNNNNNNNNNNNNNNNNNNNNNNNNNNNNNNNNNNNNNNNNNNNNNNNNNNNNNNNNNNNNNNNNNNNNNNNNNNNNNNNNNNNNNNNNNNNNNNNNNNNNNNNNNNNNNNNNNNNNNNNNNNNNNNNNNNNNNNNNNNNNNNNNNNNNNNNNNNNNNNNNNNNNNNNNNNNNNNNNNNNNNNNNNNNNNNNNNNNNNNNNNNNNNNNNNNNNNNNNNNNNNNAAATGTAAAGCAAACATTCTTAACTGCTGATAACAATGGTCAAACATGTAAAAGGCAGACACAAATATAAGTTGTTTAGCTATAAGAGTATAAGTGAGATAACACTCATGTGATCCATTATGAGCAACAAATCTGCAAACCAAAACTTTAGACAGTTTCACAACAATATTAGAACCAAGagttcaaaatcacaaaatacaATGCTCAAGcttacaataaatatattattttaaaaaggtgCAAAACTACCACAAATCAAGAAACCTTCTTCTGAGTTCTGACCATCAAAAGACTCCAAATGCTAAAAAAGGGGTTCCATCATAAACTCAAAAACTCATGATGATGTTATTTCATTTACCAACCTTTCTAGAATAGGGTAAGCAAAATATAGTACCAGACCAGCTGGAACAGCGAAAAGTATTGTAAGGAGGAAGTAAAGGGCAAGAATGATGAGGCTACCAGGTATAGCAAAGAATACGATTAGAAGGAAGATTATCACAAATGGAAACTTGGAAgtgaaagagatgaagaaatcaAGAGATTTGTGAAAAGAGAAGTGTTGTCTGCTTGGCTGGCTACTATGGTCATGATGTGGCAAACGTTCTGTAGACTGGTTACGCAATAAAGGCGTCGCAATCAAactgttgttgctgctttgGTTTCCCAGTGACATGCTACTACACCTCGGAGTCAAAACAGATTGGTGGTTATCGCTGAGCAAGGAACCTTGACTTGTCCTGTCACCATTCAGACTCTCAACCATCCAGAGAAGGAAGAAATTTTTCCGAGGGAACTTAAGATTGCCCGTGTAGACGATCCTGAATGACAGCAACTGACACCACGGGCACGAAACGAAGAATGGAATCCTGATATCTTGACTCGAAAGTCTCAAGACAGCAGACTGAAGCCCAAACACACAATTCTGGCAAAGAGTATGACCACACCATAACACATAAGGAACATTCTCAACAATGTTGAAAGATTCCCAACAAATAGGGCATTCTAACCCTTCTTCATCCCTGCTAACATTCGAAACCTCGTCATCCGAGCATTGTGAGGAGGCCTGAGCTGGATCGTTAGGAGACTTTTTAAGCCCCATACTCCCAATAACATTCGACGCAAAGCTCcacatttttttatcaaaaattttaaaactgagCCACTGTACCAAACATTACCCAGTAACCCTCCCAATTCGAAAAGAGCTTCTTTGACCAATACCCATCATTTTTTTACCAACCTGGAAGAATCATAGCTAGTTTAGCAAACAGCATATACGAAAAAAGTACCACACTTTCAGAATTAACAttgaatatacaaataaacGTATATGTCCGTGCAGCAGCATTATTCTCTTTTCAACAGATGAGCATTACCTAAATTCTCAAAGCTGTTTTCGAATTAAAGGTagcaactttaaaaaaaaactaagttacGGGGACATGAACAA from Camelina sativa cultivar DH55 chromosome 7, Cs, whole genome shotgun sequence includes the following:
- the LOC104701561 gene encoding uncharacterized protein LOC104701561 isoform X3; this translates as MEGNRDSKNKNEVYEKLSEKIVSWEDKKRKKAKRKLHRTERGVEKTKLKAIERFRDDNERIEMIVASARAHAYESRMKEELKVKAKANLMRTTGRNPSTCL
- the LOC104701561 gene encoding uncharacterized protein LOC104701561 isoform X1 translates to MKCVFCFSFFKVLFKSLLRALWVKICRYEKLSEKIVSWEDKKRKKAKRKLHRTERGVEKTKLKAIERFRDDNERIEMIVASARAHAYESRMKEELKVKAKANLMRTTGRNPSTCL
- the LOC104701560 gene encoding E3 ubiquitin-protein ligase RNF182-like gives rise to the protein MFGTVAQFYKFDQKMWSFASNVIGSMGLKKSPNDTAQASSQCSDDEVSNVSRDEEGLECPICWESFNIVENVPYVLWCGHTLCQNCVFGLQSAILRLSSQDIRIPFFVSCPWCQLLSFRIVYKGNLKFPRKNFFLLWMVESLNGDRTSQGSLVSDNQQSVLTPRCGSMPLGNHSSNNSLIATPLLRNQSTERLPQHDHSSQPSRQHFSFHKSLDFFISFTSKFPFVIIFLLIVFFAIPGSLIILALYFLLTILFAVPAGLVLYFAYPILERLVNEITSS
- the LOC104701561 gene encoding uncharacterized protein LOC104701561 isoform X2 produces the protein MEGNRDSKNKNEICRYEKLSEKIVSWEDKKRKKAKRKLHRTERGVEKTKLKAIERFRDDNERIEMIVASARAHAYESRMKEELKVKAKANLMRTTGRNPSTCL
- the LOC104701559 gene encoding E3 ubiquitin-protein ligase RNF182-like, with protein sequence MWSFASNVIGSMGLKKSPNDPAQASSQCSDDEVSNVSRDEEGLECPICWESFNIVENVPYVLWCGHTLCQNCVFGLQSAVLRLSSQDIRIPFFVSCPWCQLLSFRIVYTGNLKFPRKNFFLLWMVESLNGDRTSQGSLLSDNHQSVLTPRCSSMSLGNQSSNNSLIATPLLRNQSTERLPHHDHSSQPSRQHFSFHKSLDFFISFTSKFPFVIIFLLIVFFAIPGSLIILALYFLLTILFAVPAGLVLYFAYPILERLVNEITSS